The Scyliorhinus torazame isolate Kashiwa2021f chromosome 7, sScyTor2.1, whole genome shotgun sequence genome has a window encoding:
- the caiap gene encoding CARD- and ANK-domain containing inflammasome adapter protein, whose protein sequence is MERTVRIFDEMQRLCFEVRQLTERESFLLPIDLHLNPYTCRSATMAINSTGIFTNPYAIEVLQSKKKELVAGIINTDHLLDWLVENCIISADKRFAVLSYKTREEKNSRVLDMLVSCGERACRLFFYPCLKYVEPALYNHIRSYVSSVSGGFGKAKRQLVGYLLEKDKDEIPRDSRKASEEFIQDITPKKNPHQLLKGAARSQPNQVEITELYQAAALGDLASLDRAFGNSDVNGTNASNETLLHIAAAHGHVAIIEYLLNKGAKVEVRDNRQQSPLHRAAVEGHLAAAKMLLQAGAHIYALDKESRSPLHLAAANSHFSMVKLMLKEEARNQKSKKSFLHMAALRDESKFAQILLKYGAPVDTKDEKNRTPLFHAISQRHLNTVKVLLESGAKVNVDLIHVAFDSNDQFLIKLLLEHVSEINSAVLVSALFKAVQKNLYRTVGIIIEQGIDINTRNGMQYTPLLLAAELGHAESVDILINKGARLDERIPNMDSALHLAVQTGSLSVAKLLMDQGMDANIIGSGNQTPLHVASFHNQRPMIETLIGGGSKVNAVTKEAVTPLHIASQRGNRETAECLIQNKANVNAKDKCMKTPLHLAALVGDVSIADLLLSNQADPNAVNIEKKTPLHLAANEGHLDVVSLMLTRRAKFAAKDMDGNTPMHYAASNCHSIVVKALLLAGKNKNTDVKNVWRKTPLHIAAEHGDEDLVELLLISGAAINALDNTKDTPLHCACKSGNLNTSQKLINWSEGEKPKFQSTNSLRKTPLQVTESGDTDNHRQIATLLKKKMLLTR, encoded by the coding sequence ATGGAAAGAACTGTCCGTATATTTGATGAAATGCAGAGACTTTGCTTTGAGGTTCGACAATTGACAGAAAGAGAAAGTTTTCTGCTGCCAATCGACCTACACCTTAATCCGTATACATGTCGATCTGCCACAATGGCCATTAACAGTACAGGTATTTTTACAAATCCATATGCAATTGAGGTTCTGCAGAGCAAGAAAAAGGAACTTGTAGCAGGAATTATCAACACTGATCATCTTCTGGACTGGTTGGTTGAGAATTGTATCATTTCAGCAGATAAGAGATTTGCTGTATTAAGCTACAAGACACGAGAGGAAAAGAATTCCAGAGTTCTGGATATGTTGGTTTCTTGTGGCGAGAGAGCCTGCAGACTGTTCTTCTATCCTTGCCTCAAGTATGTGGAACCAGCTCTGTATAATCACATAAGAAGCTATGTCAGTAGTGTGTCTGGTGGCTTTGGAAAAGCCAAGAGACAGTTGGTGGGATACCTTTTGGAAAAAGATAAGGATGAAATCCCCAGGGACAGCCGAAAAGCGTCAGAGGAATTCATACAGGACATAACGCCTAAAAAGAACCCACATCAGCTACTAAAAGGAGCTGCTAGATCTCAACCCAACCAAGTTGAAATCACCGAGCTCTACCAAGCTGCAGCATTAGGAGATCTTGCCAGTCTGGATAGAGCTTTTGGAAACAGTGATGTAAATGGCACCAATGCTTCCAATGAAACCCTGTTGCACATTGCTGCTGCTCATGGGCATGTTGCAATTATTGAATATTTATTAAATAAAGGAGCAAAGGTAGAGGTGAGGGATAACAGACAACAATCACCCCTCCACCGGGCTGCAGTGGAAGGGCATTTAGCTGCAGCTAAAATGCTTCTCCAAGCTGGAGCACATATCTATGCTTTGGATAAAGAATCCAGAAGTCCATTGCACTTAGCTGCAGCCAACAGTCATTTCTCCATGGTGAAGTTGATGTTGAAAGAAGAAGCCAGAAACCAGAAGAGTAAGAAATCTTTTTTGCACATGGCTGCACTCAGAGACGAAAGTAAATTCGCGCAAATCCTTCTCAAATATGGAGCTCCAGTTGACACTAAGGATGAGAAGAACAGGACCCCGCTGTTTCATGCTATTTCCCAAAGACATCTCAATACTGTGAAAGTACTGCTGGAGTCTGGAGCCAAGGTCAATGTTGATTTGATTCATGTAGCATTTGATAGTAATGATCAATTCCTGATAAAGCTGCTCTTGGAGCATGTCAGTGAAATTAACTCTGCTGTCTTGGTCAGTGCACTCTTTAAAGCAGTTCAGAAAAATCTATACAGAACTGTGGGCATTATCATTGAACAAGGCATCGACATCAACACCAGAAATGGAATGCAATACACCCCTTTACTGTTAGCAGCAGAACTTGGCCATGCTGAATCTGTCGATATCCTGATAAATAAAGGTGCACGTTTAGATGAAAGGATACCGAATATGGACAGTGCATTACACCTTGCAGTCCAAACTGGTTCACTTTCTGTTGCAAAGCTGTTGATGGACCAGGGCATGGATGCAAACATAATTGGCTCTGGCAACCAAACACCCTTACATGTTGCATCCTTTCATAACCAACGACCAATGATAGAAACTTTGATAGGAGGAGGTTCAAAAGTCAATGCTGTCACTAAAGAAGCAGTTACACCTTTACATATTGCTTCACAaagaggtaacagagagacagctgaGTGCCTCATCCAGAATAAAGCAAATGTGAATGCCAAAGACAAGTGTATGAAAACACCTTTGCACCTGGCTGCTCTAGTTGGAGATGTCTCTATTGCAGATCTACTTCTGTCAAACCAGGCAGATCCTAATGCAGTAAATATAGAGAAGAAGACCCCCCTCCATTTGGCTGCGAATGAAGGCCATTTGGACGTTGTATCTTTGATGTTAACCAGAAGGGCCAAGTTTGCTGCAAAGGATATGGATGGGAATACTCCAATGCACTATGCAGCCAGCAATTGCCATAGCATTGTTGTCAAAGCTCTTTTATTGGCtggaaaaaataaaaacacagatgtTAAGAATGTTTGGCGGAAAACACCATTGCATATAGCAGCAGAACATGGTGACGAGGACCTGGTAGAGTTGCTGTTGATTAGTGGAGCTGCCATTAATGCCTTAGATAACACCAAAGACACACCTCTGCATTGTGCTTGCAAATCAGGGAACCTTAACACTTCCCAAAAACTAATCAACTGGTCTGAAGGTGAAAAACCCAAGTTTCAGTCAACAAATAGTTTAAGAAAGACCCCTCTTCAAGTTACAGAAAGTGGAGATACAGATAACCACCGTCAAATAGCAACATTATTGAAAAAGAAAATGTTGTTAACTAGATAA
- the LOC140426350 gene encoding uncharacterized protein, whose translation MARNEEKQLGNLNRLWLQREKEEGRLREIHQNRPKLSSLNSAVEVKKWIPSIKTEIEYYLQQSQLSHYSERKIKEFQDYIEKLQKEYQRYLWKLRQLDPSHKEHPWKPRAYTRKRPPNSAPQTINQPATSHSLKRLCTPPSNESYDGTPEYDSGKKTDEGRERSRLSRQIPDAVTYDCLMVNSKFQDQPLTFNPARISPRFSMHSTLKNTVGEDSQNMTKILLSKLPNLETSSSFGTKTDLNREIEEIQASKRTEDSQESILLNKSCGILGLSCYSSDEDT comes from the exons ATGGCTCGCAATGAAGAAAAGCAGCTGGGGAACCTGAACCGACTGTGGCTGCAGAGGGAGAAGGAGG AAGGTCGGCTGAGAGAGATACATCAAAACAGACCCAAACTG TCATCCTTGAATTCAGCTGTTGAAGTGAAAAAATGGATTCCAAGCATCAAGACCGAAATTGAGTATTACCTTCAG CAATCACAATTATCCCATTACTCAGAAAGGAAGATAAAGGAATTCCAGGATTATATTGAAAAACTTCAGAAGGAGTATCAGCGTTACTTGTGGAAGCTGCGTCAGTTAGACCCTTCCCACAAGGAGCACCCTTGGAAACCCCGTGCTTACACGCGGAAAAGACCACCTAACTCTGCACCACAGACCATCAACCAACCGG CTACTTCGCACAGTTTGAAACGATTATGTACACCTCCTTCAAATGAATCTTACGATGGGACTCCAGAGTATGACTCTGGCAAGAAAACTGATGAAGGAAGGGAAAGGAGCCGCCTCAGCCGACAGATACCAGATGCTGTCACCTATGACTGTTTAATGGTTAATTCCAAGTTTCAGGACCAGCCCCTCACTTTTAATCCTGCTAGAATTTCACCAAGATTTTCGATGCACTCAACTCtgaaaaatacagttggagaagacTCCCAAAATATGACCAAAATTCTTTTGTCTAAGCTACCAAACTTAGAAACTTCATCTTCCTTTGGAACCAAAACAGACTTGAACAGAGAGATAGAAGAAATACAAGCCTCCAAGAGGACCGAAGATTCACAAGAATCTATTTTGCTGAATAAAAGCTGTGGAATTCTGGGATTGTCTTGCTATTCTTCAGATGAAGATACATAA